The Pichia kudriavzevii chromosome 3, complete sequence nucleotide sequence CAAACACACGTACGCACACGCATGCTCATTTTTAATATTTGATAAGGAAAATTTCCGGCACAGGTGCCATAATATTGTGAATAGACTGCTCTGAATATATTTAACGAAGCCGACAATAGATAGCATCAACTGTCATCGTCTCTTAATGAGTCTCTTAAGGTACTCTCGACTTGCCCACTAAACACAGACTTGATATCGATATGGCTTATTCTGGGTATATGGGGTAAAACCCTGAAATACTTATCCATTGTCTCAATCTCACTAGCCGTAAAAATAAGGTCGTCATGACACTTTAAGATTACATTCATATCTATGTGAAACGAACTTTGCAAATAATCGACAGGaaatgatattttgagCTTGTGTGCAGATAGCACTGTAGTCAAAGCACACAATACCTCAACCGGGTAAAATAAACATAAAGGTAGTTTAAACATAATCTCAAACAAGAACGTACAATGACCAAACAAAGTCCTTGCTTTGGCATCCCACTCCATGTTGGGTGCATCTTTCTCCATTGGTTCTTGCCCAATTTTTAAGGCATCCATAGTAATTTTATATGGATTCAGTGGGGTCACATCAAACGCTAAATGGTGTAATAgcaattcttcaatgcgGACTAACAAatctttccatttccaaTACACCTTCGACTCTTCGTCTATATCTGACTTCCCAAGTGCTATCTTGGAGCAAACTTTAACAAcatctttcaaatttcttcttgattcCTCCGCCTTACATGCAACAAAAACTGCAGTTGCACCCACTTCATAGTAGTGCAGTTTGCTAAGGCTTTCAAAGAGATAGAATCTGTGGAAAAGTGTGGAAGCTGTCAAGCCAACTGACCTCGACAATCGCAATTGTTTGCAGCAGCTAAATATGTATGATATACCTTTGACTCTCTTACACAGTTCCTCTTGACATGTTATACCTGTATGACGTGATGGAGTATCAGTTTCAAATTGGTTGAAATCTATGATCCAATCACCACGCTCGATGTCCACAATTCCTTCCCAGTATTCTTCGCTATGCATATTATGATTTGCAAAACTGACTCCATCAAAGCCTGTTTGTTTTACCCCTGTGTCCATTTTTTCCCCTAATATATGCCGGGATATTcttataaaaaaaattcagtaGTATTACAGATAGGCTAAAGTACTTATAGCAAGATGTACAAATTTCGTCCCGCTAAAATAGTGGCCATTTTGTTTAGTGCGGAGTGCAATTTTTTGCAAGGAATTCCGGTCGATTTTTATCGCACACACTTACCAGATATACGACTTGTAAGCTACAACGATTATGTAAGGAGCATTTCATAGGGGAAAGACTAACTAGCCAAACCATGCAGGTGTAGAGAAGTAGCTTTATGATTATACAATTTTTACCTTAAGAAATTAATTCATCCATCTTTCTGGAAACGTAATCCAGAATGTAACTTTGTTCTATCAAACTTTCAAACCTCGTGTAGTGTCTTTCAGAGTATGGAACTATCGCATCAATATACTGCATTATACCTTTAATCTGGTACAACCTGTCAAGGTCACATTTGTCTAGAACAACTCTGATAACTTTTTGAGCAACCTCGAACAATCTAGCATTGGTGTTCCAGTCTCTTATTCTTTTAAACAATAGCAAGATTTTATCTTCTTCGAGCTTTCCaatcaattcttcaagttcaaaagATCCAAGTTTTGAGTCTACGTCCTGATTCTGCGCAATACATTCTTTCAAAACGTTATATAGCCTCATCGGATGATCTAAATCCAAGGCTAAAATGAATGCATCCACCCATTTACCATGCAAGATGCAATTCCGCAATTCCTGgtctttttcaacttcaacttttctagcaatttccttttcagcaTTGACTTCCTCTGTGTTATCTTGCCATATGGTGATAGCACCATCCGAATCTGCCGAAATAAATTCTTCGCCGTTGTTTTTCACAATTAAAGCCCAAATTCGGTTGTCGTGGTTATCCAAAGTGTTGACACATTCGCCAGAGCTAACTTCCCAAATTTTAATTAACCCGTCAGCACCAGCTCCCACAATGTATTGATTCTTACATAAGAAATCCACTCGTTGCACAGCATTTGAAGAACCTTCGTAACTCTTTATACAAGAAGCGTCTTCCAAGTTCCACACACGGGCAGTTTGATCACCGGAAGCTGTCACAATCAATCTGTCATAACGGCAAAAAGATATATCGTAGACAGGTCTTTTGTGACCACGTAAGACATGCAAAGTTTCACCTCCGTTCAAATCCCAAATTTTGGAAGTTTTGTCGTGACTTGCAGTAGCCAGAAAGTCATTGTTAGGAGAAATGTCAATTGCATGAATCATTTTCTCATGCGCTTTTCTGGTATAATCGGCACTTTTCACAGATAGTGGTAACATGTCGCTACTCTTTGGAGGCTTAGGAATGGTCCATTTCTTGATTGTCAAATCTTCAGAGGCTGTAATAAGAAATTTTGGGTGACCAGTGAACAAATCTCTTGGTAAACCAACTGCTGTAACAGAAGAACCATGGCCTTCAAAAACTGCATAACATTCAAATTTACCATTATCTTCGTCAAGTTTCCAGACTCTAGCTGTATTATCCTTAGATGCGGTTGCTAACCATTTACCGTCTACAGAAGCATCTAACATATTAAGAAGGTCTGTGTGGCCTTCATATATATCCACATCTAACGGGGTATTGTAGAGATCAACAACTCTCAAAGAAGGTGAGTTCGTAGCCATTGCTAGTAAATTCTTGTTTGAGCCAACATATCGAATGTCAGCAATAGTACCATGATTACCTGCCATTATTCTCGTTACTGGAATAATATAATTATTATCTTTTAAGTCAGTTGACAGGTCAACGTCTAATATGGTTTGATCTGAAAGTACAAGaatcaatttttgattgtCTTCTTGAATTTGTATTATCTCCGTAATTGAAAGTTCTTCACTGGTTTCAAGAGGCTTCTTAGTCTTTGCAAATAAACGCTCTTGCTTGAAATCCCATATATGTAGAACGCAGCCTTCACCACCGGTATATATGTACGTTGTTCCCTCTACTTCAATAAATCCTGTTGATTCAATAGACAGCTCTAATGGAATAGACTTGATTTCAGTCCATCTCTTTGTACTGTAAAGCATTAACAGATTATCCCTACCAGCTGATACAAAAAGTTCGCCTGTAGGATCAAAATTGACACCTCTGACCGCCGCATTGTGTTCCTTTGCTgtgaaaacattttttcttttgaccAGATCCCAAACTTTCACTGTTCCCATGATATCACCACTAGCCactttccaattttttgaattgaagTCACCATAAAAGCAGAGAGCAGAAACGGTACAACCATGCCCTTTGAAGTTATGCGTGATAAAGGAACCTTCAATGTCCCATACAATAACACTTCCATCGGTAAgaccaaatgaaaaaagcGAAGAGGTTCTGTCACAAGCTGAAATATAAGAAGCAGCAGAGAGTTTGTATGACTTGTAAAATTGACCTTTAGTTACATCGAAAAGCTTCAGCTGTTGGGACAAGTAAACAATAGCCAGTTTTGAACCATCCGGAGACAGCCTCAAAGTAGTAACATCTGATCCGTCACCCTGGATTGTATGTAGAACTTTGTTGCTGTTCCTATCGATTATAATTACATCTTCCAACACTGCTGTAGCTTGCAATGCACCGTCACCTGAGATGGTTGCGTTTGCAGCACCAACATAGAAGGGTtcaatgttgattttcttatAACTCCTTTCAGACATTTACCTATTGAAACAGTGTTAACTTAACCGTCTCTCTTTATATATCAACTTCTTTCGGTTGTTCCAAAAGAACATTAAGCAAATGTCCTTAAcgtgaaaaaaaaaattttataGTGAAAAATTAGTGCACCTaggtattttttttttttggtctAACTTGTTTACGGCTCATCTTACAAGGAATATCTATTTTGCTACATACATTGGGATCACATTTATCACGGTCTTACAACTTGTCAGTTTGTGGTTGGTATACCAATGCAGGTAACTTGGTGAGTACTAATTAGCTGGGTGCTTTGTATTTCTGCATCAGATGAAGAGTCTTATCCTTTTGAGCAGCAGAGTTTCAGCTGATTTATATCGGGGTCACTGAGAAATGGTTGCTTGCAGCCTCAATACTCTTGCGAAGCTGACATTCTCGGTTAACCCACTTTACGTTTATAGATAAACTCACCACTTAAAATAGGATTCTACGTATCTTTGTGCCTCTATGTTTATTCTcttgaaagaaaatgaCCACTTGGCTTAATTATACTTAATTTTATACGAGAGTCATGGTTCCCTTATTTTCAGAATATTGAATGAAGGTCACATTCATATGTTCGAATCTGAGGCCACTCGTCTAAAAAGAGACATTGTGCACACTTGATTCTGAGCTTAGTAACACTTATACCGAGAGAATGCATTGAAAATTATCTGTAGACTTTCCGGTCCATAATACTTATAAGAAGTAAGAGGCTTTTAATATAGGGATGGGGTCAGTTCTTTCTGATTAATTTGGGAATATGTAAGCATTGATTCGTAACCCCCCCGAAGCAGCAAACTTACTGGTTATCataatcaaaacaaaaacggAAATATATACACAAATTAACATTTAGTAAAAAAATTCCATTAACAGGGAAGACCCAGTAAAAGGTTAAATTTGACTCTTATCCAGTATATACCCAGTAGCCCATGTTAACAAGTAATAGAGAGTTTGctgtttgtttgttttttttttaaaaatgTTTGATTGCATCAAATCAAAGGGTTTTTTGTTACAGTAGTATTCAGCTATAATATGATAGCCTGAAGTTGCACTCTTGGAGTCAGTATATTAGTCCTGTTTTCAGTTTGAACAGTTTATCGACCTAAAAAGACAAGgcagttttcaaattaaaaaatctTCCGTTCTTCAAATCATATTTTGTGTCTTCTTTAGGTATTATACAAAAACTTTAGACTGAAACCAGCCGCCACTTGTTGAACTGGATTTCTTCTCGTTACTCAAATATGGTAGCAAGATATAGTGCTTGAGAAAAAAGTCAAATGATCTACagtatatgtatataaacaaaaaaaagtaggGATAAAATCTTATTCAAAGTATGCTAGGCCATACAGACTAATATCCTTTTCAGCTTTTGATAACAATTTTAGGAAACCTTGTCACAATAGAGGTGTGTATGATGCAGAATCAAAAGGAGGGATGGGGCAAGAGCGAGTCTAAAAGAAGGAGCATGGAAAAGCGTAATGTTTGTctgagaaaaaaattacgTAAGCAATTtgtacaaaaaaaaaattacccGGTTTTGGAGCTTTCTctgaaaagtttttatgttctttttcatagatttttcaacttgaagaagaactaaGTGTGATATTACATTAGCCTTTCCATTGAATACAAAGACTACACAGGGAAACAATGGCTTCTTTAAATCTTACAAAACCAAATTATTCTCATCCTAGAATCATAGCACCATTAAACATTTCAATAGACTCTAGTGCATTATTGGAAATTATCGAATTCATATACCATGACAACTCTGCAGATGAAGAATCCTCTACTTCTAGATTAATTGGTACCCTTCTAGGTATTAACTCTGAAGACGGCAATATTGTGATCAAATCTGCCTATGTTGTTCCTCATAAAGAAATCGACggtgatttgatttttgagGAATCATTCCATTTCTCGACTTACCAATTGTACAAAAGAAGCAACCCTAATCTTCAAGTTGTGGGTTGGTTCTCTACAAATGACAACTTGGATTTATCTGCAGGTCTCTTACATGAATTCTACTCAAAGTCGTCACCACACTCACAGCAAATTTTGCTTACGTTAAACCACACTGACGAAAACGGGCAAATTGTTTCCCCTGTCGTCAAAACTTACATCTCTGGACCTGTTGGATTACCTGCATCATCTCAGTTAGCACAAAAAATCGGATTGGACAAGTCAGGTGCATATGCATTTGCTGAAATTGAGAACACCATCAAGTACTCACAAAATGAACTAACCTCTTTgcaattcatcaacaaagcTGCAAAAAATCACGATCAATTGACAGACATCACTTCTAGTGATGAACTCAGACAGTTGAAGTCCAGTTTAACAAAAATTAATGAAATGATTACTGTTTTGCAGGAGTATACCGACCGTGTCAGTAAAGGAGAGATTCAAGgtgatgaaaagattggCCAACTGCTCCAAAGTGcattgaaattccaaattccAGAGTCTGAAATAAGCCAATTCAAATCTAAGATTGAGGAACATACTAACGATGCATTACTTATTGAGTACTTGTCTTCCTGTATTCAGCAACAACTGGAACTAAGCTCTAAGTTAACCAACTTTGTGTTACCGGAGGATGCTTTGAAGGCTGcacattgaagaattgcCAGAATAATATTTTGATGTATCATGTAAAGTAGAGGTTTTTTTATAATCTTTAATATGTTTTCTACACACTTTTCttaaaatctttatttAGTTATCGAACCAATTTAAAGTCTCTTGCGAGAGGCGTTTTCTATTTCATCtaatcaataaaaaaaagattgCATTGTATATCAATGAAAGCATATAAAAAACTAATTTACAAAAGACTAAGAAAACGACACcatgaaaagaaaaaaaaaaacaaaaaatggtGTAATATAGAAACTATAATCTCGAAGCCAAAACTCAAACCTCATCTCCAAAGATAAATTGATACTCAGCAGCATCACCCATATCAATCAGTAATGcttcaacatcatccaTCACCTGTTCATCAAACAATCCATTCTTAGTTTGTCGTAAACCCTCAGCATGCGCTTCTGCTATACTAGCACGTCTATATTTTGCTTTAGATGCTCTGCTCATTGACTTCCTTCTTCGTGAAGACGGTGCATTATAAGGAGCAGATATCTCAAAATCTGGGTTGCTTATAAAAGTTTCATTAAGCTCGAGTGGCTCGAGCCCTATCAGTAgaacttcatcaacttgattTGGATCGATGGGGTCAGCGCTCATATCTGTTGGTGTGTTCCTAGGTTTGGGTATAAGGGTCTGTGATTGAGTGCTCTGTTTATAATGTTTGTGTGATGAGTGTCCGATCAGTTTTGCGTTCTTCAGTTTACCTTTAGACAACTTATGATGAGATTTTCTGCGATTTCTTTCTGTAAACGAAAATCTCCGAGTGAGACTTATATCATTAGCTGGGTTTTTCAAGCCCTTGTTTCTAAAAGCAGTAAGCGGGATACGTTTATCACCAAAaaagtcttcaaaatcCTCCTTTTGTTCATTATTTGGgtaatcttcatcaaactcaCTAATGTTGATTAACTCATCAAGAGCAATATTGTTGGAATTATTGGCATTATTTGTACTTTCAGGTTTGCCCAATGCTGCGGCTTTCTGGACTAATGAGTGCGTGTCACTAAGCGGTTGTAAAAATCTAGTTGAAAATCCATCGATAACACTAAATGGTTTCTTTGTGATAAAAGTACCAAGTTTAGGAGCCCGAAATTGGTCCTTGCTTGATGACAATATTTCCTTTGCATGCTTACTTCCTACAATGTTTCCGGACTTTTTGGGtaaattttcatcttcatcagtttcatctccatcaacaacagaCCCATTCATATTTTCAGAATCAGAGTCCTCTTCAAATATGTATTCCAAGAGTTTggtatcatcatcactatCGGCAATTGCATT carries:
- a CDS encoding uncharacterized protein (PKUD0C04780; similar to Saccharomyces cerevisiae YLR226W (BUR2); ancestral locus Anc_8.429): MDTGVKQTGFDGVSFANHNMHSEEYWEGIVDIERGDWIIDFNQFETDTPSRHTGITCQEELCKRVKGISYIFSCCKQLRLSRSVGLTASTLFHRFYLFESLSKLHYYEVGATAVFVACKAEESRRNLKDVVKVCSKIALGKSDIDEESKVYWKWKDLLVRIEELLLHHLAFDVTPLNPYKITMDALKIGQEPMEKDAPNMEWDAKARTLFGHCTFLFEIMFKLPLCLFYPVEVLCALTTVLSAHKLKISFPVDYLQSSFHIDMNVILKCHDDLIFTASEIETMDKYFRVLPHIPRISHIDIKSVFSGQVESTLRDSLRDDDS
- a CDS encoding uncharacterized protein (PKUD0C04790; similar to Saccharomyces cerevisiae YLR222C (UTP13); ancestral locus Anc_8.435), which gives rise to MSERSYKKINIEPFYVGAANATISGDGALQATAVLEDVIIIDRNSNKVLHTIQGDGSDVTTLRLSPDGSKLAIVYLSQQLKLFDVTKGQFYKSYKLSAASYISACDRTSSLFSFGLTDGSVIVWDIEGSFITHNFKGHGCTVSALCFYGDFNSKNWKVASGDIMGTVKVWDLVKRKNVFTAKEHNAAVRGVNFDPTGELFVSAGRDNLLMLYSTKRWTEIKSIPLELSIESTGFIEVEGTTYIYTGGEGCVLHIWDFKQERLFAKTKKPLETSEELSITEIIQIQEDNQKLILVLSDQTILDVDLSTDLKDNNYIIPVTRIMAGNHGTIADIRYVGSNKNLLAMATNSPSLRVVDLYNTPLDVDIYEGHTDLLNMLDASVDGKWLATASKDNTARVWKLDEDNGKFECYAVFEGHGSSVTAVGLPRDLFTGHPKFLITASEDLTIKKWTIPKPPKSSDMLPLSVKSADYTRKAHEKMIHAIDISPNNDFLATASHDKTSKIWDLNGGETLHVLRGHKRPVYDISFCRYDRLIVTASGDQTARVWNLEDASCIKSYEGSSNAVQRVDFLCKNQYIVGAGADGLIKIWEVSSGECVNTLDNHDNRIWALIVKNNGEEFISADSDGAITIWQDNTEEVNAEKEIARKVEVEKDQELRNCILHGKWVDAFILALDLDHPMRLYNVLKECIAQNQDVDSKLGSFELEELIGKLEEDKILLLFKRIRDWNTNARLFEVAQKVIRVVLDKCDLDRLYQIKGIMQYIDAIVPYSERHYTRFESLIEQSYILDYVSRKMDELIS
- a CDS encoding uncharacterized protein (PKUD0C04800; Pfam Domains: Mov34(3.2e-08)), which gives rise to MASLNLTKPNYSHPRIIAPLNISIDSSALLEIIEFIYHDNSADEESSTSRLIGTLLGINSEDGNIVIKSAYVVPHKEIDGDLIFEESFHFSTYQLYKRSNPNLQVVGWFSTNDNLDLSAGLLHEFYSKSSPHSQQILLTLNHTDENGQIVSPVVKTYISGPVGLPASSQLAQKIGLDKSGAYAFAEIENTIKYSQNELTSLQFINKAAKNHDQLTDITSSDELRQLKSSLTKINEMITVLQEYTDRVSKGEIQGDEKIGQLLQSALKFQIPESEISQFKSKIEEHTNDALLIEYLSSCIQQQLELSSKLTNFVLPEDALKAAH